A window from Macadamia integrifolia cultivar HAES 741 unplaced genomic scaffold, SCU_Mint_v3 scaffold213, whole genome shotgun sequence encodes these proteins:
- the LOC122065840 gene encoding tRNAse Z TRZ4, mitochondrial-like, which produces MYESTVEVSEDNVDQSWTVVQGCPGTGQCCPFSEFWGPSDLKYLVDAMRSFISNAAMVHTHSSRAAPSADGTALADLAKFVEPIVLLNNEVVKISTILLQPGCSEVHQQMKEDSSVLNVEEKKDQTLKFPVLNSQDPNGKAPPVLKLGDISVVYVCELPKIKGKFDPAKVVALGLKVGPKYHELQFGHSVMLDRQNIMVHPSDVLGPSVLGSIVLLVDSPILSHLQELLSTQSLDTYYVDSVDQNLNTVKSVNCIIHLSPSFITMTPEYQNWMKRFGGAQHIMAGHEIKNLEIPVLKSNARITARLNYLCPQFFPAPGFYYYRKTGELSKISFFFLGFCSKFHLCPYAQLGLDRSGIPSLLTPIEVVNELLSEILEVEIAAEQVRQFWVEYQRHEIVILFEVHSQLRWWYTTVEVHP; this is translated from the exons ATGTATGAGAGTACAGTTGAGGTCAGTGAGGATAATGTCGATCAATCTTGGACTGTGGTCCAGGGTTGTCCTGGAACCGGCCAGTGTTGTCCTTTCTCAGAG TTTTGGGGTCCTTCTGATCTCAAATATTTAGTTGATGCAATGCGATCCTTCATTTCAAATGCTGCCATGGTTCACACTCACAGCTCTAGAGCTGCACCTAGTGCTGATGGAACTGCCTTGGCTGATCTTGCAAAGTTTGTAGAACCCATTGTTCTTCTTAATAATGAGGTTGTCAAAATATCGACAATTCTTCTACAGCCAGGTTGCTCAGAAGTGCATCAACAAATGAAGGAAGACTCTTCCGTGTTGAatgtagaagagaaaaaggatcAGACTTTGAAATTCCCAGTATTAAATTCACAAGATCCAAATGGGAAAGCTCCACCTGTGCTAAAGCTTGGTGATATATCTGTGGTTTATGTTTGTGAATTGCCTAAAATTAAGGGAAAGTTTGATCCTGCAAAAGTTGTTGCCCTTGGATTGAAAGTTGGTCCCAAATATCATGAACTACAATTTGGGCACTCAGTCATGTTAGATCGTCAAAATATAATG GTTCATCCAAGCGATGTACTTGGTCCTTCAGTTCTTGGTTCTATTGTACTCCTTGTCGACTCCCCTATACTGTCTCATTTGCAGGAGTTGTTGTCTACGCAGTCTCTCGATACCTATTATGTAGACTCCGTGGACCAAAACTTGAATACGGTTAAGTCTGTGAATTGTATAATTCATTTGAGTCCTTCATTTATCACAATGACTCCTGAATACCAAAATTGGATGAAAAGATTTGGTGGAGCACAGCATATCATGGCTGGACATGAAAT AAAGAACTTGGAAATTCCAGTTCTAAAATCCAATGCAAGAATCACAGCACGACTTAATTACTTGTGTCCTCAATTCTTCCCAGCTCCAGGATTTTA TTACTATAGAAAAACAGGGGAATTAAGCAAAATCAGTTTCTTCTTTCTAGGGTTCTGTTCAAAA TTCCATTTGTGTCCTTATGCACAGCTTGGATTGGATAGATCTGGGATCCCAAGCTTGTTGACTCCAATAGAAGTTGTCAATGAACTTCTATCAGAGATTCTAGAGGTTGAGATTGCTGCTGAACAAGTTAGGCAATTCTGGGTGGAGTACCAGAGACATGAAATTGTAATACTATTTGAAGTACATTCACAATTAAGGTGGTGGTACACTACTGTAGAAGTACATCCATGA
- the LOC122065844 gene encoding uncharacterized protein LOC122065844 translates to MATTFGKFFSVILLLLLLAKSSFQQCSLDNITISQVKQPGQVVEGKPEYLVIVNNNCICTQYNLQLNCAGFKTVVKVDPSILSINGNSCLFNNGQPFYGFTSKNFTYAWDTPSSFTPSSSDIACS, encoded by the exons ATGGCAACCACCTTCGGGAAATTTTTCTCTGTGATACTCCTCTTGCTCCTACTTGCAAAAA GTTCTTTTCAGCAGTGTTCATTGGATAACATCACAATTTCTCAAGTTAAACAACCAGGACAAGTGGTGGAAGGGAAACCAGAGTACTTGGTGATTGTGAATAACAACTGCATATGTACACAGTACAATCTGCAACTCAACTGCGCAGGATTCAAAACCGTGGTGAAGGTTGACCCTTCGATCTTAAGCATAAATGGGAACTCCTGCCTATTTAACAATGGTCAGCCATTCTATGGTTTCACCTCAAAGAATTTCACCTATGCATGGGATACCCCTTCTTCCTTTACTCCAAGCAGCTCTGATATTGCATGTTCCTGA